A region from the Mycolicibacterium litorale genome encodes:
- a CDS encoding MDR family MFS transporter has translation MTLLSAFRSFGWPSRMLMINQFGINLGFYMLMPYLAGYLAGPLGLAAWAIGLVLGVRNFSQQGMFLIGGTLADRLGYKPLIVCGCVLRTAGFGLLVFAESLPAVLIASAATGFAGALFNPAVRAYLAADAGPRRVEAFAVFNVFYQAGILAGPLVGLALMFVDFRMTAAAAAVVFAALTVAQLLALPHRAAGTPDEKTSVLQDWRTVAANRSFLLFAAAMIGSYVLSFQVYLALPLQARDLFPRNDSVVTAMIFVVSGLVAVLGQMRITRWFAHRWGAGRSLVIGMLILAASFLPLIVLPDDTRAGRVAAATALLVATAVLAVGSAAVFPFEMDTVVSLANNRLIGTHYGFYNTIVGVGILVGNLATGSLMQAARDLGQPWLLWVLLSAIGLASAAALFRLDRRGRLQPEQLTSSGAQTPR, from the coding sequence ATGACCCTGCTGTCAGCCTTCCGCAGCTTTGGTTGGCCCAGCCGGATGCTGATGATCAACCAATTCGGCATCAACCTGGGCTTTTACATGCTCATGCCTTACCTGGCCGGCTACCTCGCCGGCCCGTTGGGGCTGGCCGCGTGGGCCATCGGCCTGGTGCTGGGTGTACGTAACTTCTCCCAGCAAGGCATGTTTCTCATCGGCGGCACTCTGGCAGACCGGCTGGGCTACAAACCGCTCATCGTCTGCGGATGTGTCCTCCGGACAGCAGGATTCGGCCTGCTCGTCTTCGCTGAATCGCTGCCGGCGGTTCTGATCGCCTCGGCAGCAACCGGCTTCGCCGGCGCCCTGTTCAATCCTGCGGTGCGCGCCTATCTGGCGGCCGACGCGGGCCCACGGCGCGTGGAAGCCTTCGCGGTGTTCAACGTGTTCTATCAGGCGGGCATTCTGGCCGGACCCCTTGTCGGGCTGGCCTTGATGTTCGTCGATTTCCGAATGACAGCTGCCGCCGCAGCGGTCGTGTTCGCAGCGCTGACCGTGGCCCAACTCTTAGCATTGCCCCACCGGGCCGCGGGGACACCTGATGAGAAGACATCGGTGCTGCAGGACTGGCGAACAGTAGCGGCCAACCGCTCCTTTCTGCTCTTCGCGGCGGCCATGATCGGGTCGTATGTTTTGTCATTCCAGGTCTATCTGGCATTGCCGCTTCAGGCGCGAGACCTGTTTCCGCGCAACGATTCCGTTGTCACCGCCATGATCTTCGTGGTCTCGGGTCTGGTTGCTGTCCTCGGCCAGATGCGGATCACACGATGGTTCGCCCACCGCTGGGGCGCCGGCCGCTCCCTGGTGATCGGCATGCTGATCCTCGCGGCGTCGTTTTTGCCGCTGATCGTGCTGCCCGATGACACCAGGGCAGGCAGAGTCGCCGCCGCGACCGCGCTACTCGTCGCCACGGCGGTGCTGGCGGTCGGGTCGGCGGCCGTCTTCCCGTTCGAGATGGACACCGTCGTCTCATTGGCCAACAACCGTCTCATCGGAACGCACTACGGCTTCTACAACACCATCGTCGGAGTCGGCATTCTTGTTGGCAATCTGGCCACCGGCTCGCTGATGCAGGCCGCCCGAGATCTCGGGCAACCCTGGCTGCTGTGGGTTCTGCTGTCGGCAATCGGGCTGGCCTCCGCAGCGGCCTTGTTCCGGCTGGACCGACGGGGCCGACTTCAACCCGAACAGCTGACATCCTCTGGCGCGCAAACCCCCCGCTGA
- a CDS encoding PLP-dependent cysteine synthase family protein, which yields MNPALPIRHARTSHTRSAQPQRGRNERPATMVGQTPVLRISAPFTSEERGFWAKLEGFNPGGMKDRPALHMVERARSRGALAPGARIVESTSGTLGLGLALAGTVYGHPVTLVTDPGMEPIIQNMLAAFGADIELVTEPHPQGGWQQARRDRVQKILATDPRAWHPDQYSNPDNVEAYRGLALELNEQLGAVDVLVCSVGTGGHSAGVARVLREFNPQLRLIGVDTVGSTIFGQPAASRLMRGLGSSIYPGNVDYQAFNEVHWVAPAESVWACRTLAATHYASGGWSVGAVALVAGWVARNSPAGATVAAIFPDGPQRYFDTIYNDDYCRAHGLLDAAPPRHPATIEDPMTQTVTAWTRCTTVVDPTEVQSR from the coding sequence ATGAATCCTGCCCTGCCAATCCGCCATGCACGCACTTCCCACACCCGATCGGCACAGCCACAACGCGGCCGCAACGAGCGGCCGGCCACCATGGTTGGCCAGACCCCTGTCTTGAGAATCAGCGCACCGTTCACGTCAGAAGAGCGGGGCTTTTGGGCCAAACTCGAAGGCTTCAACCCGGGAGGGATGAAAGACCGACCCGCGCTACACATGGTCGAACGCGCCCGCTCCCGCGGGGCACTTGCCCCCGGCGCCCGCATCGTTGAATCCACCAGCGGGACGCTGGGGTTGGGTCTCGCACTAGCCGGAACGGTCTACGGGCACCCCGTCACCTTGGTCACCGACCCCGGGATGGAGCCGATCATTCAGAATATGCTCGCCGCATTCGGCGCCGACATCGAATTGGTCACTGAACCGCACCCACAGGGAGGCTGGCAGCAGGCTCGCCGTGACCGCGTGCAGAAGATCTTGGCCACCGACCCGCGCGCGTGGCATCCCGATCAATACAGCAACCCCGATAACGTCGAGGCCTACCGCGGGCTCGCGTTGGAACTGAACGAACAACTCGGCGCCGTTGATGTCCTGGTGTGCTCGGTGGGCACCGGAGGCCACTCGGCCGGCGTCGCACGCGTCCTCCGAGAATTTAACCCGCAGCTGCGGCTGATCGGCGTCGACACGGTGGGCTCGACGATCTTCGGCCAGCCCGCGGCTTCTCGGCTCATGCGAGGCCTGGGATCGAGCATCTATCCCGGCAACGTCGACTACCAAGCGTTCAACGAAGTGCATTGGGTTGCCCCCGCGGAGTCGGTGTGGGCATGCCGCACCCTGGCGGCCACCCACTACGCCAGTGGCGGCTGGAGCGTCGGTGCGGTCGCCCTGGTTGCAGGCTGGGTCGCACGCAATAGCCCTGCCGGAGCCACTGTCGCAGCGATCTTCCCGGACGGCCCGCAACGCTACTTCGACACCATCTACAACGACGACTACTGCCGCGCCCACGGCCTGCTCGACGCAGCGCCCCCGAGGCATCCCGCCACCATTGAGGACCCGATGACCCAGACAGTCACGGCGTGGACGCGATGCACCACCGTTGTCGACCCCACCGAGGTGCAGTCACGATGA
- a CDS encoding winged helix-turn-helix transcriptional regulator: protein MAHAGKETATTIEPHPASGSVASPAIAAGRIRVLLVEPRRIYADMLAGTLRAEEFAVDVARSDAAALTAVLGDDPDVVVVCVGSSAHGAVVLDRVRQAAHCGVVALADTEMAPLISRVGVAPIGSRDILNTRIRQTLRRSHQRGEVGGAQRRHVDDLVIDVGVRRVYQRGNVISLTRTEFAILRVLSDDPGEPVTCRRLQEVLWGATQPGGRSALGVHIGNLRRKLGDAPSCPRYVRTVRGIGYCLAG, encoded by the coding sequence ATGGCCCACGCTGGCAAGGAGACTGCCACGACCATCGAGCCGCACCCCGCTTCGGGCAGCGTTGCCTCTCCGGCGATAGCTGCTGGGCGCATTCGCGTTCTGCTGGTTGAACCTCGGCGCATCTACGCCGACATGTTGGCCGGCACCCTGCGCGCTGAAGAGTTCGCCGTCGACGTCGCACGCTCAGATGCTGCAGCGCTCACCGCGGTGCTCGGCGATGACCCCGATGTGGTGGTGGTGTGCGTGGGATCATCCGCGCACGGCGCCGTCGTCCTTGACCGTGTTCGCCAGGCCGCCCATTGCGGCGTCGTCGCGCTCGCCGACACAGAGATGGCGCCACTAATATCGCGCGTCGGAGTGGCTCCCATCGGCTCCCGCGACATACTCAACACGCGAATACGGCAGACGCTCAGGCGTTCTCACCAGCGCGGCGAGGTCGGCGGCGCGCAGCGACGCCACGTCGACGATCTGGTGATCGACGTGGGGGTCCGGCGGGTCTATCAGCGCGGCAACGTCATATCGCTGACTCGAACGGAGTTCGCGATCCTTCGGGTGTTGTCCGATGATCCAGGGGAGCCCGTGACGTGCCGACGACTTCAGGAAGTCCTTTGGGGGGCGACGCAGCCCGGCGGGCGGTCGGCACTGGGCGTGCACATCGGCAATCTTCGTCGCAAGCTCGGTGACGCCCCGTCTTGTCCGCGCTATGTCCGGACGGTCCGCGGCATCGGCTACTGTCTGGCCGGCTGA
- a CDS encoding L,D-transpeptidase produces the protein MPQATCLPPFRRTAQWLRTAVLAMAVLLIAAACSSSPAAAPQPEVITDKGTPFADLLVPKLQASVTDGAIGVAVDSPVTVSAGDGVLGQVSLTNEAGELVDGQLSPDGVSWSSAEPLGYNKQYTLHAQALGLGGATTTTATFETHSPDNLTMPYVLPNDGETVGVGQPIAIRFDENIADRIAAQQAINVTTNPPVEGAFYWLNNREVRWRPAEYWKPGTKVEVAVNAYGVNFGDGLFGQDDVTTRFTIGDEVIATADDATKTMTVRRNGQIVKTMPISMGKAKTPTDNGAYIIGDRYSFLVMDSSTYGVPVNSPDGYRTEVEWATQMSYSGIYVHSAPWSVGSQGIANVSHGCLNVNPANARWFYDNTRRGDIVEVINTTGPTLSGTDGLGDWNIPWDQWKAGNANL, from the coding sequence ATGCCGCAGGCCACTTGCCTCCCACCGTTTCGCAGGACGGCGCAGTGGCTGCGGACGGCCGTCCTGGCGATGGCGGTGCTGCTGATCGCGGCCGCGTGCAGCTCGTCGCCGGCCGCCGCGCCCCAGCCCGAGGTCATCACTGATAAAGGCACCCCGTTCGCCGACCTGCTAGTGCCCAAATTGCAGGCGTCGGTGACCGACGGAGCGATCGGCGTCGCGGTGGACTCCCCTGTTACCGTGTCCGCCGGTGACGGCGTTCTCGGCCAAGTCTCGTTGACCAACGAAGCCGGCGAACTCGTCGACGGACAGCTCAGCCCCGATGGCGTGTCCTGGTCGTCGGCCGAGCCGCTGGGCTACAACAAGCAGTACACCCTTCATGCCCAGGCCCTTGGACTGGGCGGCGCGACCACTACGACAGCGACCTTCGAAACCCACTCGCCCGACAACTTAACGATGCCCTACGTCCTGCCCAACGACGGGGAAACGGTTGGCGTGGGCCAACCCATCGCGATCCGCTTCGATGAAAACATCGCCGACCGGATTGCGGCGCAGCAAGCGATCAACGTGACCACCAACCCCCCGGTCGAGGGAGCCTTCTACTGGCTCAATAATCGCGAAGTACGTTGGCGCCCAGCCGAATACTGGAAACCGGGAACAAAAGTAGAGGTGGCGGTCAACGCCTACGGCGTCAACTTCGGTGACGGGCTGTTCGGTCAGGATGACGTCACTACCCGGTTCACCATTGGTGACGAGGTCATCGCCACCGCCGATGACGCCACCAAAACGATGACTGTGCGGCGCAATGGTCAGATCGTCAAGACCATGCCCATCTCCATGGGTAAAGCCAAGACCCCGACCGATAACGGCGCCTACATCATCGGAGATCGTTACTCGTTTCTGGTGATGGATTCGTCCACCTACGGAGTCCCGGTCAACTCTCCTGACGGATACCGCACCGAGGTGGAGTGGGCGACCCAGATGTCCTACAGCGGGATCTACGTGCACTCTGCACCGTGGTCGGTGGGCAGCCAAGGTATCGCCAATGTCAGCCACGGATGCCTCAACGTCAATCCGGCCAACGCCCGCTGGTTCTACGACAACACCCGACGCGGCGACATCGTTGAGGTCATCAACACCACCGGCCCCACGCTGTCGGGGACAGACGGTTTAGGTGACTGGAACATCCCCTGGGATCAGTGGAAAGCCGGCAACGCCAACCTCTGA
- the istB gene encoding IS21-like element helper ATPase IstB — protein sequence MTTTARGATDPIGADLLRLLKALKLGALADTLPERAALARQHKLSHIGFLETLLADEVSRRESRSAALRAAKAGLDPSMRFDTWTAHDDLRYDRTLLGDLTSLRFLDAGQSAIVLGPVGVGKTHLATALGHMAIRRRHTVVFGRADKLFTRLRAARLDHTVDAEIRRLAAVDVLIIDDFALRPLDATETSDFYEIVVERHRAKTTIMTSNREPAEWLTMTADTLLAQSAIDRLTSAAHTLVIEGPSYRQRTRPQLDPDPADKHPQ from the coding sequence ATGACTACCACCGCCCGTGGAGCCACCGACCCGATCGGCGCTGATCTGCTCCGACTGCTCAAAGCCCTCAAGCTCGGTGCACTGGCTGACACCCTGCCCGAACGCGCCGCCTTGGCCCGACAACACAAACTCAGCCACATCGGCTTCCTGGAAACGCTGCTGGCTGACGAGGTCTCCCGACGCGAATCCCGCTCCGCGGCACTACGAGCGGCCAAAGCCGGACTCGATCCGAGCATGCGGTTTGACACCTGGACCGCCCACGACGACCTGCGCTATGACCGCACCCTGCTCGGTGATCTCACCTCGCTACGGTTCCTCGATGCCGGCCAGTCCGCGATCGTCCTCGGGCCCGTTGGTGTTGGCAAGACGCATCTGGCAACAGCATTGGGCCACATGGCTATTCGACGCAGACACACCGTCGTTTTCGGCCGCGCCGACAAACTGTTCACCCGGCTACGCGCCGCCCGCCTCGACCACACCGTCGACGCAGAGATCCGCCGACTGGCCGCCGTCGACGTTCTGATCATCGACGACTTCGCGCTACGCCCCCTCGACGCCACCGAAACCAGCGACTTCTACGAAATCGTCGTCGAGCGCCACCGCGCCAAGACCACCATCATGACGTCGAACCGCGAGCCCGCCGAATGGCTGACCATGACCGCCGACACCCTGCTGGCCCAATCAGCCATCGACCGACTGACCTCCGCCGCGCACACCCTGGTCATCGAAGGACCGTCCTACCGCCAACGAACCCGCCCTCAGCTTGACCCAGACCCCGCCGACAAGCATCCTCAATAA
- the ripA gene encoding NlpC/P60 family peptidoglycan endopeptidase RipA translates to MRRLTSFLSLFALMPALVISAPGTAVAGHDGSPDRDDVPSLVAAVAEANQRMADVGSDIQIKQEGVNRALVEIAAARDTLAQARRDVVASDQALTASQHAIEAAQQRFDRFAASTYMNGPSGALPLAQSPEEILAGASTQQTLTISFQRVRDDLLRRQTDQANKLSAATAARARAESAAADAQRRQDDAVAALRDAQQTFTAQQREVERLATERDSAQARLEAARPVAATAAAPSAAQPGTVPVSGAPWDRGTTSPGGATKGGLWDTTLPMVPSANVAGDPVAIINAVLKIMATSAQLTADMGRKFLTKLGILSPVTAAADPGITNGRIPRLYGRQASEFVIRRAMSQLGVPYSWGGGNANGPSRGIDQGANTVGFDCSGLMLYAFAGVGIKLDHYSGSQYNAGRKIPSSQMRRGDLIFYGPNASQHEAMYLGDGMMIEAPYTGSVVKISPVRTSGMTPYVTRLIEY, encoded by the coding sequence ATGCGGCGCCTCACTTCTTTTCTGAGTCTCTTCGCATTAATGCCGGCACTGGTGATCAGCGCCCCGGGTACCGCTGTTGCCGGGCATGACGGCAGCCCCGACCGCGACGACGTTCCCTCATTGGTTGCGGCGGTCGCCGAAGCGAACCAGCGGATGGCCGACGTCGGTAGCGACATCCAGATCAAGCAAGAGGGCGTCAACCGTGCCCTGGTCGAAATCGCGGCCGCTCGCGACACCCTCGCGCAGGCCCGACGCGACGTTGTTGCCAGCGACCAAGCCCTTACCGCCAGTCAACACGCGATCGAGGCCGCACAACAGCGTTTTGACCGCTTCGCCGCGTCGACCTATATGAACGGGCCGTCGGGTGCGTTGCCGCTGGCGCAAAGTCCCGAGGAGATCCTGGCCGGGGCCTCGACCCAGCAGACCCTCACCATCAGCTTTCAGCGGGTCCGCGACGACCTCTTGCGTCGGCAGACCGATCAGGCCAACAAGCTTTCTGCTGCGACGGCCGCGCGGGCGCGCGCCGAGAGCGCCGCCGCGGACGCCCAACGCCGGCAAGACGACGCGGTAGCCGCACTCCGGGACGCCCAGCAGACGTTTACCGCACAGCAACGCGAGGTCGAACGGCTCGCTACCGAACGCGACTCCGCTCAAGCTCGACTGGAAGCCGCCCGACCGGTGGCGGCGACAGCCGCCGCGCCCAGTGCGGCGCAACCCGGCACTGTTCCGGTATCCGGCGCTCCCTGGGACCGCGGCACCACGTCGCCGGGGGGCGCCACCAAGGGGGGCCTGTGGGACACCACGCTGCCGATGGTGCCCAGCGCTAACGTGGCCGGCGACCCGGTGGCCATCATCAATGCCGTCCTCAAGATCATGGCGACCTCGGCGCAGCTGACGGCCGACATGGGCCGCAAGTTCCTCACCAAACTCGGCATTCTGTCTCCAGTCACCGCCGCCGCAGATCCCGGCATCACCAACGGACGCATCCCCCGCCTCTACGGCCGCCAGGCCTCAGAGTTCGTGATTCGCCGCGCCATGTCACAACTGGGCGTGCCTTACTCCTGGGGCGGCGGCAACGCCAACGGCCCGTCACGAGGCATCGACCAGGGCGCCAACACCGTGGGTTTCGACTGTTCGGGCCTGATGCTGTATGCCTTCGCCGGCGTCGGCATCAAACTCGACCACTACTCCGGATCGCAATACAACGCAGGCCGCAAGATCCCCTCGTCACAGATGCGACGCGGTGACCTCATCTTTTACGGCCCCAACGCCAGCCAGCACGAAGCGATGTATCTGGGCGACGGCATGATGATCGAAGCCCCCTACACCGGGTCGGTCGTCAAGATCTCGCCCGTGCGCACCTCCGGCATGACGCCCTACGTCACCCGCTTGATCGAATATTGA
- the ripB gene encoding NlpC/P60 family peptidoglycan endopeptidase RipB, with protein sequence MEPMARCVRPEKGRVSAFGFRLTGVIVAVVATVLLACTPAASAEPTGGPWDPLLPKIPSAGAPGDPVAIANASLQATAVATQTAMDLGRSFLSSLGLVSPAASPQTSVRGNRLYGAQAIEYVIRRAGTQIGVPYSWGGGSLTGPSRGVDQGAGTVGFDCSGLTRFAFAGVGVLLPRWSGDQYNAGRKVPPAQAKRGDLLFWGPGGSQHEAIYLGGGKMIEAQQTGVPIKISPVRTAGMTPYVIRIIET encoded by the coding sequence ATGGAACCGATGGCCCGATGCGTCCGCCCGGAGAAAGGCCGCGTATCTGCGTTCGGCTTTCGCCTGACTGGGGTGATCGTTGCCGTCGTCGCGACGGTACTTTTGGCGTGCACGCCAGCAGCCTCCGCCGAGCCGACAGGCGGTCCGTGGGATCCACTCCTGCCCAAGATCCCGAGTGCGGGAGCGCCCGGCGATCCGGTTGCCATCGCCAACGCGTCCTTGCAGGCGACGGCCGTTGCCACCCAGACTGCGATGGACTTGGGGCGTAGCTTCCTGAGCAGTCTCGGACTCGTCAGTCCCGCGGCAAGCCCCCAAACGAGCGTCCGCGGCAACCGTCTCTACGGTGCCCAGGCGATCGAATACGTTATCCGCAGGGCAGGAACGCAGATCGGCGTTCCCTACTCCTGGGGAGGGGGCAGCCTCACCGGCCCTAGTCGCGGAGTCGACCAAGGCGCAGGCACCGTCGGTTTCGACTGCTCAGGACTGACACGATTCGCCTTCGCCGGCGTCGGCGTACTGTTGCCGCGATGGTCCGGCGACCAGTACAACGCTGGCCGCAAGGTACCTCCCGCGCAAGCTAAACGCGGTGACCTCCTGTTCTGGGGGCCCGGCGGAAGCCAACACGAAGCGATCTACCTCGGCGGCGGAAAAATGATCGAGGCGCAACAAACCGGCGTTCCCATCAAGATTTCACCGGTGCGTACCGCCGGGATGACACCCTACGTCATACGGATTATCGAGACCTGA
- the istA gene encoding IS21 family transposase, with amino-acid sequence MAFREVSVNEIREVLRVWLGVVGLPAPGYRSIAAHCGLDRKTVRRYVEAAQAAGLRRDDDVSAVDDALIGMVAEAVRPVRPDGHGAAWEQLVGFEDQITAWVAGTGEHRPLTVTKIHTLLARQGCVVPYRTLHRFASQRCGFGRKDLTVRVADGDPGVECQVDFGYLGMLTDAADGRRRKVHALIFTAVYSRHMFVWLSYSQTLAAVIAGCEAAWEFFGGVFAVLIPDNLKPVIAAADAVNPQFSQGWLDYAGHVGFLTDPARVASPKDKPRVERAVQYVRRNFWDGETFTSLAHAQQAATVWCRDTAGTRTHGTICARPLKVFTAAEQSRLLPVPGVYDVPVFKTVKVHRDFHAEVAKALYSLPECWIGQYLDVRADTELVKFYRRGVLVKVHPRQPAGGRSTDPADLPEHKTGYALRDVAALIATCASHGPNVGIYAERILDDRLPWTKMRTVYRLLGLVRRYGADRVEQACSLSLDLDVVSVNKIASMLERATETSSPALPKAVGHTATRFARDPSEFNSTPTPLTIITTTVAEENR; translated from the coding sequence ATGGCTTTTCGGGAGGTCAGTGTGAATGAGATCAGGGAAGTGCTGCGGGTGTGGCTGGGGGTGGTGGGACTGCCGGCGCCGGGGTACCGCAGCATTGCCGCGCATTGCGGCCTGGACCGCAAGACGGTGCGCCGCTACGTCGAGGCCGCCCAGGCGGCGGGTCTGCGTCGCGACGACGACGTCAGCGCGGTCGATGATGCGTTGATCGGGATGGTTGCCGAGGCGGTGCGCCCGGTTCGCCCCGATGGCCACGGGGCGGCGTGGGAGCAGCTGGTGGGCTTCGAAGATCAGATCACCGCCTGGGTGGCCGGCACCGGTGAGCATCGGCCGTTGACGGTCACGAAGATCCACACCCTGTTGGCCCGGCAGGGGTGTGTGGTGCCGTATCGGACGTTGCACCGATTCGCCAGCCAGCGTTGCGGTTTCGGCCGCAAAGACCTCACGGTGCGTGTCGCTGATGGCGATCCCGGAGTGGAGTGCCAGGTCGACTTCGGCTACCTGGGGATGCTCACCGACGCTGCTGACGGGCGCCGCCGCAAGGTGCACGCGCTGATCTTCACCGCGGTGTACTCCCGGCACATGTTCGTGTGGCTGTCCTACTCGCAGACTCTGGCCGCGGTGATCGCCGGCTGCGAGGCGGCCTGGGAGTTCTTCGGCGGCGTGTTCGCCGTGCTGATCCCCGACAACCTCAAACCGGTGATCGCCGCCGCCGATGCGGTCAACCCGCAGTTCAGCCAGGGCTGGCTGGACTACGCCGGGCATGTCGGGTTCCTGACCGACCCGGCGCGGGTGGCCTCGCCGAAGGACAAGCCGCGAGTGGAACGCGCCGTGCAGTACGTGCGCCGAAACTTCTGGGACGGTGAAACATTCACCAGCCTGGCCCATGCGCAGCAGGCGGCGACGGTGTGGTGTCGTGACACCGCGGGCACCCGCACACACGGCACCATCTGCGCTCGTCCGCTGAAGGTGTTCACCGCCGCCGAACAGTCCCGGCTGTTGCCGGTGCCAGGGGTTTATGACGTGCCGGTGTTCAAGACGGTCAAGGTGCACCGCGACTTCCACGCCGAGGTCGCCAAGGCCCTGTATTCGCTGCCCGAATGCTGGATCGGTCAGTACCTGGACGTGCGCGCCGACACCGAGCTGGTGAAGTTCTATCGCCGCGGCGTGCTGGTCAAGGTCCATCCCCGCCAACCGGCCGGTGGGCGCAGCACCGACCCCGCTGATCTGCCCGAACACAAGACCGGCTACGCGCTGCGTGATGTGGCGGCGTTGATCGCCACCTGCGCCTCCCACGGCCCCAACGTCGGGATCTACGCCGAACGCATCCTCGATGACCGGCTGCCCTGGACGAAGATGCGTACCGTCTACCGGCTGCTGGGTCTGGTGCGCCGCTACGGCGCCGACCGGGTCGAACAGGCCTGTTCATTGTCGCTGGATCTCGATGTCGTCTCGGTGAACAAGATCGCCTCCATGCTGGAGCGCGCCACCGAGACCAGCTCCCCGGCCCTGCCGAAAGCGGTCGGTCACACCGCGACCCGCTTCGCCCGTGATCCTTCCGAATTCAACTCCACCCCAACACCATTGACCATCATCACGACCACCGTTGCCGAGGAGAACCGCTGA
- a CDS encoding BlaI/MecI/CopY family transcriptional regulator, whose protein sequence is MEQRGFGDLEAVVMDCVWDYAEPVTVREVFDEISQRRQIAYTTVMSTMDNLYRKRWLQRQRDGEAYVYQASMSREERSARLMKAAFDAGGDTDAVLAFFVEQMNAEQSAQLKAALRKGRR, encoded by the coding sequence ATGGAACAGCGAGGATTCGGCGACCTCGAAGCGGTGGTCATGGATTGCGTGTGGGATTACGCCGAGCCTGTCACGGTGCGTGAGGTTTTCGACGAGATCTCTCAACGGCGCCAGATCGCTTACACCACCGTGATGTCGACGATGGACAACCTGTACCGCAAGCGCTGGTTGCAACGTCAGCGCGATGGGGAAGCGTACGTGTATCAGGCGTCCATGAGCCGCGAGGAGCGTTCCGCGCGTTTGATGAAGGCCGCGTTCGACGCCGGCGGGGATACCGATGCGGTGCTGGCGTTCTTTGTTGAGCAGATGAACGCCGAGCAGTCCGCTCAATTGAAGGCGGCTCTGCGCAAGGGTCGTCGGTGA
- a CDS encoding M56 family metallopeptidase — protein sequence MTAALWLLLYGSALAWWAPPVLRRMTRHGISPHMGVAAWLATVAATLTAWLVALIMVIGATTDSIRTGAVVTLCLELFGFSEHTPMAGRIGSVVLIAVGTLTSGFVVMRIGRCLSRLRARSHEHARAARIVGRPTDHPNVVVVEADRPAAYCVVGRPNAIIVTSAAMKSLNRSQLKAVLAHENAHISGRHHHILMALRALGGTLPRLPLFATAPHRVGELLEMCADDTAVRRVGTHPLLAGLSALAGEHPPAREGLAAAGTAVIARAQRLLTPTRRHVRWRHRICLTAAITAMLATPALIQVLCHH from the coding sequence ATGACCGCCGCGCTGTGGCTGCTCCTCTACGGCAGCGCGCTGGCCTGGTGGGCGCCACCGGTCCTGAGGCGGATGACCCGTCACGGCATCAGCCCCCATATGGGAGTGGCCGCCTGGCTGGCCACCGTCGCCGCGACGCTGACGGCGTGGCTCGTCGCGCTGATCATGGTCATCGGCGCAACGACGGACAGTATTCGTACGGGCGCGGTCGTGACGCTGTGCCTGGAGCTGTTTGGCTTCTCCGAGCACACCCCCATGGCCGGACGAATCGGTTCCGTTGTTCTCATCGCGGTAGGAACCCTGACGTCAGGGTTCGTCGTAATGCGGATCGGTCGCTGCTTGTCGCGGCTGCGGGCGCGAAGTCACGAGCACGCGCGTGCCGCGCGGATCGTCGGCCGACCCACCGACCATCCCAATGTGGTGGTCGTGGAGGCCGACCGGCCTGCTGCCTACTGCGTGGTCGGACGCCCGAACGCCATCATCGTCACCTCCGCGGCGATGAAGTCGTTGAACCGATCACAGCTCAAAGCGGTTCTGGCGCATGAAAACGCGCACATCTCGGGGCGCCACCACCACATCCTCATGGCGCTCCGCGCTTTGGGGGGCACACTGCCGCGGCTTCCGCTTTTCGCGACGGCCCCTCATCGTGTGGGTGAACTGCTGGAGATGTGCGCTGACGACACCGCCGTGCGCCGCGTCGGCACGCATCCGCTGTTGGCTGGTTTATCTGCTCTGGCCGGAGAACACCCGCCTGCGCGGGAAGGCCTCGCCGCGGCGGGAACAGCGGTCATCGCGCGAGCGCAGCGCCTGCTCACCCCCACACGCCGGCACGTGCGATGGCGCCACCGCATCTGCCTGACAGCCGCGATCACCGCCATGCTCGCCACACCCGCTCTCATCCAGGTGCTCTGCCACCACTAG